The stretch of DNA GGCTCGCGAGATCGGATTCCGCGAACGATACGTCGAGGCCGCGCTGCTTGAGCATCGACATGAAGTTCAGTTTGTCCACGGCCTTCATGTACGCTTCCTTCGGCTCGACGCGTCCACCGTCGACGTGCTCGATGAGCGCGTCGTTCAGCGTCACCATGCCGAGACGGCGCGACGTCTGCATGATCGAGTGAATCTGGAACGTCTTTGCCTCACGAATGAGATTTGCGACGGCTGGAATCGACAACAGAATCTCGCGCGCCGCGACGCGGCCGCCGCCGATCTTCTTGCATAACGTTTGCGAGATGACGCCCTTGAGCGAATCGGAGAGCATGATGCGAATCTGCTCTTGTCGATCCGCTGGAAACTGATCGATGATGCGGTCGATCGTGCCTGGCGCCGTGGTCGTGTGCAGTGTTCCGAAGACGAGGTGGCCCGTTTCCGCCGTCTCGATCGCGATCGAGACGGTCTCCAGGTCGCGCAATTCACCGACGAGCACGATGTCCGGATCCTCACGAAGCGCGGCGCGCAGCGCGCTCTTGAACGACTTGGTGTGAACTCCGACCTGTCGCTGCGTGATGATGCAGTTCTTATTCGGGTGCACGAACTCGATCGGATCCTCGATCGTGATCACGTGATCATTACGGACGCGATTCACCATGTCGATCAGCGCGCACAGCGTCGTCGACTTGCCCGAACCCGTCGGACCCGTCACCAGCACCAAGCCTTTCGTCAGGTAGCAGAGATGCTGCACCTCCGTCGAGATCTGCATCTGATCGACAGTCACGACCTGCGAAGGAATCTGCCGGAAGACGCCCGCGACTCCCATGCGATCTTTGAGCGCATTCGCACGGAAACGTGCGCAGCCAGGAATCTCATGCGCGAAGTCCGTGTCGTTCGAGTCGTGGAACTCGATCCGATTGCGCTCGGGCATGATCGAGCGAAGCATGCTGTCGAGATGCGCGTTCTCGAGTGCGTCCCATCCTTCGAGACGGTGCATCTCGCCGTGCAGGCGAATGATCGGCGGCTCACCGCAGCGCAAGTGCAGATCCGAGGCGCTTCGTTCGACCGTCGTGCGCAGCAACTGCTCGATCGTCGCTTTCGCCTCCTCGCTGCCCTCGAAGTCGTGAACGTGGTCCAGCGCCGCATTCGCGCTCGCGCCCGGCGCTGACGCCGATGGCGGAGTCACGGCGTGCGCGGGCGTCGGTACGGTCGCCATTGGAGGCGCACTGGGCCGAGCCACGTTAGGCATTGCCGCGATCGGTGTCAGCGTCGCGGGCGCCGCCGGCCGTGGCGACGCGGGCGTCGGCCGAGAAGTGACGCGTGGGGCCGGCTCGACCGGTGTGAACATCGATGTGCCGCTCTGGAGACCAGCCAACGGATCGAAGCCGCTACCTTCTTGCTCGGCACTCGGCACGCCACTTCCCGGCGTGATACGCGCCCGCCACTTGCCTCCCTCTTGCGCGGCTCGTACCGCGAACGCGCCGTCGGCGAACGTGTAAGTGAAATTGGCCGCCTTGGTCGTGTCGAGCGCTCGACCGGCATCCGGCGGTGCGATCTCCTTCAGCAGTCCCACCACCTGCTGCGCGGTGAGCGGCGACTTCGTCACGGCGCGCGCGGCGCCCTGAACCTCGAGCTTCGCCGGGTCGCCCTCGTCGAGCGTCAGGGCATCCGCCCTGTTGCTGATGACTGCGGAAAGAAGACGGTCGAGTTGAGGCATGTCAGGTCAGTTGGCTCACGCTCGCGATGAGAAACCGATTCACCAGGCACACCTGCTCGCCCCAGAAGACGGGCATGAATCGCTTCGCGTAGCCGTTCAGAAAGTCGAGGAGTCGGGTTTGTTCGCCGCGCTTTTCCAGCGGCACGAACCCGCTGATCGTGGACCCGTCGATGAGCGTAATCTCAACCGCCATCGCACCGTCGGGCATATCGGACGAGGGATCCCCTTCGGGCGCCGCCGTCTCCACACGAGTCACCTGAGCCTTCGCGACGAGGACGACTTCCTGTTCATTAAGAAAGAACGGGAAGAAGGGCGCATCCTCGTTCAGGAGATCGATCGGTTCCTGAGGCTCGGCACGGATCCTCGTGCGCTCCGCGAGGAACACCTCGCCGTCGAGCCGGCGGCCGTCCGTGAGGACGACGCGGACGGCGCGACGCAACTTCTCAACTCGAAAGAGTCTTATGGTGTCCATAGCGGCAGGTTCTTCTCTGCCACCGACGCACTGCGCGCGACTCAGGTCACGGATGCAGGTGCAATTCGCGTTCGTACATCTCGCGACGCTCGAGCTGCACGGTCACGTGCTGGATACCCATCTCCTGAAGGAGATCGTGCGCGTTCTCGAGCACATCCTGATGGTTTTCCGGCTGCCTGACGATCGCGTGCACACTCATCGCGACGACGCCCGAGGTCACGGTCCAGATGTGCAGGTCGTGCACCGATTCGACTCCCGGTATGGACTGCAAGCGCGTTCGGACCGCTTCGAGGGCAATGTGCGGCGGTGCTGCCTCGAGCAGCACGTCGACGGCCTCACGC from Gemmatimonadaceae bacterium encodes:
- a CDS encoding type IV pilus twitching motility protein PilT; the protein is MPQLDRLLSAVISNRADALTLDEGDPAKLEVQGAARAVTKSPLTAQQVVGLLKEIAPPDAGRALDTTKAANFTYTFADGAFAVRAAQEGGKWRARITPGSGVPSAEQEGSGFDPLAGLQSGTSMFTPVEPAPRVTSRPTPASPRPAAPATLTPIAAMPNVARPSAPPMATVPTPAHAVTPPSASAPGASANAALDHVHDFEGSEEAKATIEQLLRTTVERSASDLHLRCGEPPIIRLHGEMHRLEGWDALENAHLDSMLRSIMPERNRIEFHDSNDTDFAHEIPGCARFRANALKDRMGVAGVFRQIPSQVVTVDQMQISTEVQHLCYLTKGLVLVTGPTGSGKSTTLCALIDMVNRVRNDHVITIEDPIEFVHPNKNCIITQRQVGVHTKSFKSALRAALREDPDIVLVGELRDLETVSIAIETAETGHLVFGTLHTTTAPGTIDRIIDQFPADRQEQIRIMLSDSLKGVISQTLCKKIGGGRVAAREILLSIPAVANLIREAKTFQIHSIMQTSRRLGMVTLNDALIEHVDGGRVEPKEAYMKAVDKLNFMSMLKQRGLDVSFAESDLASQGQGKANETPVSKPAVKAGAKR